The following proteins come from a genomic window of Sorghum bicolor cultivar BTx623 chromosome 3, Sorghum_bicolor_NCBIv3, whole genome shotgun sequence:
- the LOC8079625 gene encoding pectinesterase, whose translation MAAAAFHTTTAALSAILALLLSLSLLVAVVRSDTAATPVTPSTACNETTDPNFCRTVLPSNGTSNLYTYGRFSVAKSLANANKFLGLVNRYLTRGGGGLSPGAVAALQDCQLLSGLNIDFLSSAGATLNTSGNSTLLDPQAEDVQTLLSAILTNQQTCADGLQVAAAAWSVRNGLAVPMVNSTKLYSVSLSLFTRAWVRSSAKANKSKSKPPRHGGGHGRGLFDATDDEMVRRMALDGVAAAVSVVGEVTVDPSGAGNYSTIGEAVAAAPTNLGGSTGYFVIRVPAGVYQENVVVPKNKKYVMMIGDGIGLSVVTGNRSVVDGWTTFNSATFAVVGTGFVAVNMTFRNTAGPAKHQAVALRSGADLSTFYQCSFEAYQDTLYTHSLRQFYRGCDVYGTVDYVFGNAAVVFQDCNLYSRLPMQGQSNTVTAQGRTDPNQNTGTTLQGCTVAAAPELAANTAFAVATYLGRPWKLYSRTVIMQSEVDALVDPAGWMPWDGDYALSTLFYAEYNNSGPGADTSRRVAWPGFHVLNGTADAANFTVGNMVLGDFWLPQTGVPFTSGLIN comes from the exons ATGGCAGCAGCGGCCTTCCACACCACCACTGCTGCGCTCTCCGCCATCCTGGCGCTGCTGCTCTCCCTGTCCCTGCTCGTCGCCGTGGTCCGCTCCGACACGGCGGCCACGCCGGTGACGCCGTCCACGGCGTGCAACGAGACGACGGACCCCAACTTCTGCCGGACCGTGCTCCCGTCGAACGGCACCAGCAACCTCTACACCTACGGCCGCTTCTCCGTGGCCAAGTCCCTCGCCAACGCCAACAAGTTCCTCGGCCTCGTGAACCGGTACCtcacccgcggcggcggcggcctctcCCCCGGCGCCGTCGCCGCGCTGCAGGACTGCCAGCTCCTCTCCGGGCTCAACATCGACTTCCTGTCGTCGGCGGGCGCCACGCTCAACACGTCGGGCAACAGCACGCTCCTGGACCCGCAGGCCGAGGACGTGCAGACGCTGCTGTCGGCGATCCTGACCAACCAGCAGACGTGCGCCGACGGCCTGCAGGTGGCCGCCGCCGCGTGGTCCGTGCGCAACGGGCTCGCCGTGCCCATGGTCAACAGCACCAAGCTGTACAGCGTCTCGCTGTCGCTCTTCACCAGGGCATGGGTGCGTTCGTCGGCCAAGGCTAACAAGTCCAAGTCCAAGCCGCCCCGCCATGGCGGCGGCCACGGGAGGGGGCTGTTCGACGCCACCGACGACGAGATGGTCCGCAGGATGGCGCTCGACGGCGTCGCGGCCGCGGTCTCGGTGGTCGGCGAGGTGACGGTGGACCCGAGCGGCGCGGGGAACTACAGCACCATCGGCGAggccgtggcggcggcgccgaCCAACCTTGGCGGGAGCACCGGCTACTTCGTCATACGCGTGCCCGCGGGCGTGTACCAGGAGAATGTGGTGGTGCCCAAGAACAAGAAGTACGTCATGATGATCGGCGACGGCATCGGCCTGTCGGTGGTCACCGGCAACCGGAGCGTCGTCGACGGCTGGACGACCTTCAACTCCGCAACGTTCG ctGTTGTTGGGACAGGGTTCGTGGCGGTGAACATGACGTTCCGGAACACGGCGGGTCCGGCGAAGCACCAGGCGGTGGCGCTGCGTTCCGGCGCGGACCTGTCGACGTTCTACCAGTGCAGCTTCGAGGCGTACCAGGACACGCTGTACACGCACTCCCTCCGGCAGTTCTACCGCGGCTGCGACGTCTACGGCACCGTGGACTACGTGTTCGGCAACGCGGCGGTGGTGTTCCAGGACTGCAACCTCTACTCCAGGCTGCCGATGCAGGGGCAGAGCAACACGGTGACGGCGCAGGGGCGCACGGACCCGAACCAGAACACGGGCACCACGCTCCAGGGCTGCACCGTCGCCGCCGCGCCCGAGCTCGCCGCCAACACGGCGTTCGCCGTCGCCACCTACCTGGGGCGGCCATGGAAGCTCTACTCCCGCACGGTGATCATGCAGTCGGAGGTGGACGCGCTCGTCGACCCCGCCGGGTGGATGCCGTGGGACGGCGACTACGCGCTCAGCACGCTCTTCTACGCCGAGTACAACAACTCCGGCCCCGGCGCGGACACCAGCAGGAGGGTGGCATGGCCGGGCTTCCACGTGCTGAACGGCACCGCGGACGCCGCCAACTTCACCGTCGGcaacatggtgctcggggacttctGGCTGCCCCAAACCGGTGTGCCGTTCACCAGCGGTCTCATCAACTGA